One genomic window of Prochlorococcus sp. MIT 0801 includes the following:
- a CDS encoding tetratricopeptide repeat-containing sulfotransferase family protein, translating into MKEIIRKKYIYTIDGKLIESLDFEGYSENELIEFGISFHLNGDIINAKSCYIYLVEADIKNPSVFTNYAAILQIENKLDDAIDLYIKSINYFPKFVDAYSNLGSLYYQMGELNKAKIILKKGIKINPNLASLYNNLGITLKEQSEYDEAIKYLTKAIKLDSKYADANYNLGILYKDLGDFKKAINYLSNVIEISPKYSKAYLSITEIKQFNPKEDCIKFLFSKEILVNQNEKSKSNIFFARANILHKRRKYFDSQSSLNIANDIKAKLDPPIINPILEKSRYLYLESDHYNQSDLDNKIEFIFIVGMPRCGSTLLESILTRNNQIFDLGEKDILEKSFYQWKQNIENNIDSNLYTIYKQNILKITEANITTNKWLYNYQYTGVISKLIKNSRIIYCYRNPLDNILSIYRAHFATGNHYASSIRECSKVYLNHQIIMDLYKQKYSDLIYSFDYDALIKNPDKEIKSLIEWIGFNWMDEYLTPHLNYRTVSTASNVQVREPINKKSLDGWKNYKMMLGPAMRIVNKDNFVKEKCKFIQTNIFKKAVQFHDNNNIEKAKELYQLCHNNNYNHIDLFLRYGGILFENNEYILSLNIYKEGIKTYPKSADLLTNISIVYLMIGKYLKAKKYIEDSLYINPDSAHTNSVYASILKGLNQFAKARRYIEKSISIDPKNSKYIIDLASIMRDIGDLNSALRLCLKAIDITPEFSEAYSIKGVIERDLGDFLQAKKSVLKAIKLNPSKGDYYLNLSAIYIDLGDLGIAEQTIKKSISINSNSSEAYLNLGNILRDTGRIRESQESIESAIRINPKLAKAYYALSVVASSSFNKDILNILFSDEILKDQSLISLSHIYFARSNIQHSLSKYNDSQLSLTKANQYKMNVFKSDSDFLIQKSQQLMAISNTYYNQSNISNNQFNHIFIVGMPRSGSTLLESILNMNKDVFDLGETNILENSFEEYNNKNVLDKKLSEIYIQKMNHNRINSSISTDKWLFNYQYAGIICSLIPNSRIINCYRHPLDNILSIYRANFDNRGNHFSSSLEETARLYLEQEDTILKYKSKFPSNIYMLNYDKLVLNPSYQIRKLIRWLGWEWNNEYQFPHLTKRNISTASSVQARSPINSKSLGGWINYNELLQPAINILSKRVKYKDIGSI; encoded by the coding sequence ATGAAAGAGATTATTAGAAAAAAATATATTTACACTATCGATGGTAAATTAATTGAAAGTTTAGATTTTGAAGGATATAGTGAAAATGAATTAATTGAATTTGGAATATCTTTTCATTTAAATGGAGATATTATAAATGCTAAATCTTGTTATATATATTTAGTAGAGGCAGACATAAAAAACCCTTCAGTTTTTACTAACTATGCCGCTATTTTACAAATTGAGAATAAATTAGATGATGCAATTGATCTGTATATAAAATCTATTAACTATTTCCCTAAATTTGTTGATGCCTATAGTAATCTTGGGTCGTTATATTATCAAATGGGAGAATTAAATAAGGCAAAAATAATATTAAAAAAAGGAATAAAAATTAATCCAAATTTAGCTAGTTTATATAATAATTTAGGTATCACTTTAAAAGAACAATCTGAATATGATGAAGCAATTAAATATCTAACAAAAGCTATTAAGTTAGACTCTAAATATGCAGATGCTAATTATAATCTCGGAATATTATATAAAGATCTTGGTGACTTCAAAAAAGCAATAAACTATTTATCAAACGTTATAGAGATTTCACCCAAATATTCAAAAGCTTATTTATCGATCACAGAGATTAAGCAATTTAATCCTAAAGAAGATTGTATTAAGTTTCTCTTTTCAAAGGAAATTTTGGTTAATCAAAATGAAAAAAGTAAAAGCAATATTTTCTTTGCTAGAGCTAATATTTTACATAAAAGAAGAAAATATTTTGATAGTCAATCTTCTCTTAATATTGCTAACGATATAAAAGCTAAATTAGATCCACCAATTATTAATCCAATATTAGAAAAAAGTAGATATTTATATTTAGAATCTGACCATTATAATCAGAGTGATCTAGATAATAAAATTGAATTTATATTTATTGTTGGTATGCCAAGATGTGGATCAACATTGCTAGAGTCAATATTAACTAGAAATAATCAAATCTTTGATTTAGGTGAAAAAGATATTTTAGAAAAGTCATTTTATCAATGGAAACAAAATATTGAAAATAACATTGATTCAAATTTATACACTATATATAAGCAAAATATTCTTAAAATAACTGAAGCCAATATAACAACTAATAAGTGGTTATACAATTATCAATATACTGGTGTAATTTCTAAGTTGATAAAAAATTCCAGAATTATCTATTGCTATAGAAACCCATTAGATAATATTTTATCAATATATAGAGCTCATTTTGCAACTGGTAATCATTATGCTTCTTCCATTAGAGAATGTTCTAAAGTATATTTAAATCATCAGATTATAATGGATTTATATAAACAAAAGTATTCTGACCTGATTTATAGTTTTGATTATGATGCTCTAATTAAGAACCCTGATAAAGAAATCAAATCATTAATAGAATGGATTGGATTTAATTGGATGGATGAATATTTAACTCCTCATCTTAATTACCGTACTGTATCAACAGCTAGTAATGTTCAAGTACGAGAACCTATTAATAAGAAATCATTAGATGGATGGAAGAATTATAAAATGATGCTGGGACCCGCAATGAGAATAGTTAATAAAGATAATTTCGTGAAAGAAAAATGTAAGTTTATACAAACAAATATATTTAAAAAGGCAGTACAATTTCATGACAATAATAATATTGAGAAAGCTAAAGAGTTATATCAGTTATGTCATAATAATAATTATAATCATATTGATTTGTTCTTAAGATATGGTGGTATATTATTTGAAAATAACGAATATATTTTATCTCTAAATATTTACAAAGAGGGAATTAAAACATATCCAAAAAGTGCTGATTTGTTAACAAATATTTCTATTGTTTATTTAATGATTGGAAAATATTTAAAGGCAAAAAAATATATAGAGGATTCTCTTTATATTAACCCAGATTCAGCACATACTAATTCTGTTTATGCATCTATCTTAAAAGGATTAAATCAATTTGCTAAAGCTAGAAGATATATTGAGAAATCGATTTCAATTGATCCAAAAAATTCAAAATATATTATTGATCTTGCAAGCATTATGAGGGATATTGGAGACTTAAACTCGGCATTAAGGTTATGTCTTAAAGCTATAGATATAACTCCAGAATTTTCAGAAGCCTATTCAATTAAAGGTGTTATTGAAAGAGATCTTGGAGATTTCCTACAAGCTAAGAAATCAGTTTTAAAGGCAATTAAATTAAATCCCTCAAAAGGAGATTATTATTTAAATCTTTCTGCTATATATATTGATCTTGGTGACTTAGGAATTGCTGAGCAAACAATAAAAAAATCTATTTCAATAAACTCTAATTCTTCTGAAGCTTATTTAAACTTGGGTAATATTTTAAGAGATACGGGTAGGATTAGAGAATCTCAAGAGTCAATTGAATCGGCAATAAGGATTAATCCAAAATTAGCAAAGGCCTATTATGCTTTATCTGTTGTTGCCAGCTCATCTTTTAATAAAGATATACTTAATATATTATTCTCTGATGAAATTCTTAAAGATCAATCCTTAATTAGTTTATCTCATATATATTTTGCTAGATCAAATATTCAACATAGTTTATCTAAATATAATGATAGTCAATTATCTTTAACAAAAGCCAATCAATATAAGATGAATGTATTTAAATCAGATTCAGATTTCTTAATACAAAAATCTCAACAATTAATGGCTATATCTAATACTTATTACAATCAGAGTAACATATCTAATAATCAATTTAATCATATTTTTATTGTTGGTATGCCAAGAAGTGGATCTACACTTTTAGAGTCTATTTTGAATATGAATAAGGATGTTTTTGATTTAGGAGAAACGAATATTCTTGAGAATTCTTTTGAAGAATATAATAATAAAAATGTATTAGATAAAAAATTATCTGAAATTTACATTCAAAAAATGAATCATAATCGAATTAATTCTTCTATTAGTACTGATAAATGGCTTTTTAATTATCAATATGCAGGTATAATTTGCTCTTTAATACCTAATTCTAGGATTATTAATTGTTATAGGCACCCCTTAGATAATATTCTTTCGATTTATAGAGCTAACTTTGATAATCGGGGAAATCATTTTTCTTCTTCACTAGAAGAGACTGCAAGACTTTATCTTGAACAAGAAGATACTATATTAAAATATAAATCGAAGTTTCCGTCAAATATATATATGTTAAATTACGATAAACTAGTTTTAAATCCTTCTTATCAAATCCGGAAATTAATACGTTGGCTTGGTTGGGAATGGAATAACGAATATCAATTTCCGCATCTCACTAAGAGGAATATTAGTACAGCTAGTAGTGTTCAGGCTAGGTCCCCAATTAATTCAAAATCATTAGGAGGTTGGATTAATTATAATGAACTCTTACAGCCTGCTATTAATATCTTATCCAAAAGAGTAAAATACAAAGATATAGGATCTATTTAA
- a CDS encoding methyltransferase, whose amino-acid sequence MENFLNNSFLNYRNNEILSRIPLNSKVVLEVGCGDGSLGFNFKNKNPLVEYIGIESSVNKGKIAKEKLDKVFICDIEDYSIWIDKLPQLDCVIYSNILQQVNDPTRLVKKQTDLLKKDAVLITLFSNINHWSFLKRFFNESDLISQVLCESEFVKRITPENISSIFNLTPFRLFDISAISSLSDKQECNEFIESLDSSLTNLGVDREKFFTRISPSFYISRFTHISKKNHQQINVLLGDMDIQGVSDSRIIVPYKSISTNPNFEVNISNTFILNKEITEFPKIVIISRPIHLRNENDINKIKKLINNNYLIIIDYDDDPNIIPKRYSGWDFTFTSAHAIQTSNLFLANYLKQFNPEVQVFNNTVSQIGEIRNSINTTYLKIFFGAINRKRDWQPWMRSLNNIANKYPSRLFFEVIHDLDFYNSLEVDSSHKRFTPTCDYPTYLDIMKECDICFLPLCNNHFNQCKSDLKAVEAASFGLALISSPTVYSENFRDGIEALFFEDSESLCNILTNFILEPHKVREIGKTAQEYVKNNRLFSYQLDSRIDWYQQLWSKRSKLTKDIYDREPILLNYT is encoded by the coding sequence ATGGAAAATTTTTTAAATAACTCTTTCTTGAATTATAGAAATAATGAGATTCTTTCTCGGATTCCACTAAATTCTAAGGTTGTTTTAGAAGTTGGATGTGGAGATGGATCTCTTGGTTTTAATTTTAAGAATAAGAATCCATTGGTAGAATATATTGGAATTGAATCTTCTGTCAATAAAGGAAAAATTGCGAAAGAAAAATTGGATAAAGTTTTTATTTGTGATATAGAAGATTATTCAATTTGGATAGATAAGTTACCTCAATTAGACTGTGTTATCTATTCAAATATACTTCAACAAGTTAATGATCCTACAAGATTAGTTAAAAAACAAACAGATCTTTTAAAAAAAGATGCTGTTTTAATTACTCTTTTTTCAAATATCAATCATTGGAGTTTTTTAAAAAGATTTTTTAATGAAAGTGATTTAATAAGTCAGGTTTTATGTGAGTCTGAATTTGTGAAGAGAATAACACCTGAAAATATTTCTTCTATCTTTAATTTAACGCCATTTAGACTATTTGATATTAGTGCTATAAGCTCGCTTTCTGATAAACAGGAATGTAATGAATTTATTGAAAGTCTAGATTCTTCCTTAACTAATTTAGGTGTTGATAGGGAGAAATTCTTTACAAGAATTTCTCCCTCATTCTATATTAGTAGATTCACACATATAAGTAAAAAAAATCACCAGCAAATTAATGTTTTACTTGGTGATATGGATATTCAAGGTGTTTCTGACTCTAGGATAATAGTACCTTACAAATCAATCTCTACTAATCCCAATTTTGAAGTTAATATATCAAATACATTTATACTTAATAAAGAGATAACTGAATTTCCTAAAATCGTAATTATTTCAAGACCAATTCATCTTAGAAATGAAAATGATATTAATAAAATTAAAAAATTAATCAATAATAATTATCTTATTATTATTGATTATGATGATGATCCAAATATTATACCAAAGAGATATAGTGGTTGGGATTTTACTTTTACTAGTGCACATGCAATTCAAACTTCTAATTTATTTTTAGCCAATTACCTAAAACAATTTAATCCTGAAGTTCAGGTATTTAATAATACTGTCTCTCAAATTGGTGAAATAAGAAATTCTATAAATACTACTTATCTTAAGATTTTTTTTGGAGCTATTAATCGAAAAAGAGATTGGCAACCATGGATGAGATCTTTAAATAATATAGCAAACAAGTATCCCTCTAGATTATTTTTTGAGGTTATTCATGACCTTGATTTTTATAATTCTTTAGAAGTAGATTCGTCTCACAAACGATTTACACCCACATGTGACTATCCTACTTATCTTGATATTATGAAAGAGTGTGATATTTGTTTTTTGCCTTTATGTAATAATCATTTTAATCAATGTAAATCTGACCTTAAAGCTGTTGAGGCTGCTTCTTTTGGATTAGCTTTAATATCATCTCCTACAGTTTATAGTGAGAATTTCAGAGATGGAATCGAAGCTTTATTTTTCGAAGATTCTGAATCACTATGTAATATATTAACTAATTTTATTCTTGAACCACATAAGGTAAGAGAAATTGGTAAGACAGCACAAGAATACGTTAAAAATAACAGATTATTCAGCTATCAATTAGATTCTAGAATTGATTGGTATCAGCAACTTTGGTCTAAGAGGTCTAAATTAACAAAAGATATATATGACAGAGAACCAATACTTTTAAATTATACTTAG
- a CDS encoding tetratricopeptide repeat protein: MPFNLDEIKENFTINTNTTSNISKDVLNQAFNAHTNGNIKEAIESYQYLISQGFNDPRVYLNYGSILKNLGKLEEAELIIRKGIELNPNFAMGYFNLGIILIDLSKPNEAELATREGIKLNPNFAIGYFNLGIILKTLGKMNEAVLAINKAIELNPNHSNSYFHLGTILNILGQKKEAEIEIKKAIKINPNFLEAYINLGIILRDLGKIKEAILVTRRAIEVDPNIAESYSNLGSLLVDLGNLDEAEIAMNKAITINPNNMKFKSNLISLLSIYKPCDNNSNQLYIINEEFNKINLSYSDSEFISDIKVMNIYRKGLEIYKKHNLSLETDAYQIYRSNEINLNCERHHMVFEKNKIIPAFCFNCYKVQIETNSIIEFIKIFLVFNRIKLENNNTRKCMVELRPNIPGFYKGLIYCSDLNEAYLISNQLDNIIQKNVRSNLQSIVKRGCSEFQKEFPEYKEINRFGSQTMEYNKEWRRIENEADKGYGNWGKSHKTINEFNLNNFLIMRNWLAYAHKIGDKSIYKISEEIIKGTEKFKYLNRSINT; the protein is encoded by the coding sequence GTGCCATTTAATTTAGATGAAATCAAGGAAAATTTTACTATTAATACAAACACTACATCTAATATTTCTAAGGATGTCCTTAATCAAGCATTTAATGCTCATACAAATGGAAATATTAAAGAAGCTATAGAATCTTATCAATATCTTATCAGTCAAGGATTTAATGATCCCAGAGTTTATTTAAACTATGGAAGTATATTGAAAAATCTTGGAAAATTAGAGGAAGCAGAATTAATAATCCGTAAAGGTATAGAACTAAATCCTAACTTTGCTATGGGTTATTTTAATTTAGGAATTATTTTAATAGATCTTTCTAAACCTAATGAAGCAGAGTTAGCAACTAGAGAAGGAATAAAACTTAATCCAAATTTTGCTATAGGTTACTTTAATTTGGGAATTATCTTAAAAACTCTTGGGAAAATGAATGAGGCAGTATTAGCGATAAATAAAGCTATTGAATTAAATCCAAATCATTCTAATTCATATTTTCATCTTGGAACTATATTAAATATTCTAGGTCAAAAGAAAGAAGCAGAGATAGAAATTAAAAAAGCTATTAAAATCAATCCAAATTTTTTAGAAGCTTATATTAACTTAGGAATAATTTTAAGAGATCTTGGTAAAATAAAGGAAGCAATATTGGTGACAAGAAGAGCTATTGAAGTTGACCCTAACATTGCTGAATCTTATTCTAACCTCGGATCATTATTAGTTGATCTAGGTAATCTTGATGAAGCAGAAATTGCAATGAATAAAGCAATTACTATAAATCCTAATAATATGAAATTTAAGTCAAATTTGATAAGCCTACTTAGTATCTATAAACCATGTGATAATAATTCTAATCAATTATATATTATCAATGAGGAATTTAACAAAATTAATCTTTCTTATAGTGATAGTGAATTTATTAGTGATATTAAAGTAATGAATATTTATAGAAAAGGATTAGAAATTTATAAGAAACATAATCTATCTTTGGAGACCGATGCTTATCAAATATATAGAAGTAATGAGATAAATCTAAATTGTGAAAGACATCATATGGTTTTTGAAAAAAATAAGATAATCCCAGCATTTTGTTTCAATTGTTATAAAGTTCAAATTGAAACTAATTCAATAATAGAATTTATTAAAATATTCTTAGTATTTAATCGAATAAAATTAGAAAATAACAATACTAGAAAATGTATGGTTGAATTGAGACCAAATATTCCAGGTTTTTATAAAGGTTTGATTTATTGTAGTGATTTAAATGAAGCATATCTTATTTCTAATCAGCTAGATAATATTATTCAAAAAAATGTTAGAAGCAACTTACAGTCGATAGTTAAAAGAGGTTGTTCTGAATTCCAAAAAGAATTCCCTGAATATAAAGAGATAAATAGATTTGGAAGTCAAACAATGGAATATAATAAAGAATGGAGAAGAATTGAAAATGAAGCTGACAAGGGTTATGGAAACTGGGGTAAATCTCATAAAACTATAAATGAATTTAATTTAAATAACTTTCTTATTATGAGAAACTGGTTAGCTTATGCTCATAAGATAGGGGATAAAAGTATATATAAAATATCCGAAGAAATAATAAAAGGTACAGAAAAGTTTAAATATTTGAATAGATCTATTAATACTTAG
- a CDS encoding tetratricopeptide repeat protein → MEKIGEEKQGKKKVTREITFSVPFNLDEIKENFTINTNTTSNISKDVLNQAFNAHTNGNIKEAIESYQYLISQGFNDPRVYLNYGSILKNLGKLEEAELIIRKGIELNPNFAMGYFNLGIILIDLSKPNEAELATREGIKLNPNFAIGYFNLGIILKTLGKMNEAVLAINKAIELNPNHSNSYFHLGTILNILGQKKEAEIEIKKAIKINPNFLEAYINLGIILRDLGKIKEAILVTRRAIEVDPNIAESYSNLGSLLVDLGNLDEAEKVLFKAINLNPNLAKSYNSLGILFKTSGKILEAEKFLRQAINLEPDFPESYYNLGTLMRDIGKLKEAEDLLVKSIQIDPYIAKSYFVLSTLKSTSKDKIWKDKLFSESILTNLLSNNRFDIFFARANILHREKNYIESAKYLKLANSLKFKNQQNYSNNIILKTKMLLIDSENSICSYNQNISRKAITQESIFIVGMFRSGSTLLESIISMNPNVVDLGETNILEESYEQLKKYNENNQDFNLSNLYYEKVNHLKYNSKISTNKALFNYQYSGIIAKQILNSKIIHCFRNPLDNILSIYRANFAHKNEYASSLIECTKIYLDQDHIMELYKKKYREKIYDLNYDLLVSNPKEEIKSLISWMGWEWNDLYLSPHLNKRSISTASSVQVRFPINSKSIGGWKNYKDILRPAIEILKKTYKYRNIIS, encoded by the coding sequence ATGGAGAAGATAGGCGAGGAGAAGCAAGGAAAAAAAAAAGTAACTAGAGAAATCACCTTCTCAGTGCCATTTAATTTAGATGAAATCAAGGAAAATTTTACTATTAATACAAACACTACATCTAATATTTCTAAGGATGTCCTTAATCAAGCATTTAATGCTCACACAAATGGAAATATTAAAGAAGCTATAGAATCTTATCAATATCTTATCAGTCAAGGATTTAATGATCCCAGAGTTTATTTAAACTATGGAAGTATATTGAAAAATCTTGGAAAATTAGAGGAAGCAGAATTAATAATCCGTAAAGGTATAGAACTAAATCCTAACTTTGCTATGGGTTATTTTAATTTAGGAATTATTTTAATAGATCTTTCTAAACCTAATGAAGCAGAGTTAGCAACTAGAGAAGGAATAAAACTTAATCCAAATTTTGCTATAGGTTACTTTAATTTGGGAATTATCTTAAAAACTCTTGGGAAAATGAATGAGGCAGTATTAGCGATAAATAAAGCTATTGAATTAAATCCAAATCATTCTAATTCATATTTTCATCTTGGAACTATATTAAATATTCTAGGTCAAAAGAAAGAAGCAGAGATAGAAATTAAAAAAGCTATTAAAATCAATCCAAATTTTTTAGAAGCTTATATTAACTTAGGAATAATTTTAAGAGATCTTGGTAAAATAAAGGAAGCAATATTGGTGACAAGAAGAGCTATTGAAGTTGACCCTAACATTGCTGAATCTTATTCTAACCTCGGATCATTATTAGTTGATCTAGGTAATCTTGATGAAGCAGAAAAAGTATTGTTTAAGGCTATTAACCTTAATCCAAATTTAGCAAAATCATATAATAGTCTAGGGATTTTATTTAAAACTTCAGGAAAAATATTAGAAGCAGAAAAGTTTCTTCGTCAAGCTATTAATCTTGAACCAGACTTTCCAGAGTCCTATTATAATTTAGGTACTTTAATGAGAGATATTGGTAAATTAAAAGAAGCTGAGGATTTATTAGTTAAATCTATTCAAATTGATCCTTATATTGCTAAATCTTATTTTGTACTTTCTACTTTAAAATCAACAAGTAAAGATAAAATCTGGAAAGATAAACTCTTTTCAGAATCCATATTAACTAATCTACTCTCAAATAATAGATTTGATATTTTTTTTGCTAGAGCAAATATTCTTCATAGGGAGAAAAATTATATTGAAAGTGCCAAATATTTAAAATTAGCTAATTCCTTAAAATTTAAGAACCAACAAAATTATTCTAATAATATAATTCTCAAAACAAAAATGCTACTTATAGATTCAGAGAATTCAATTTGTAGTTATAATCAGAATATTAGTCGAAAAGCAATCACACAAGAAAGTATTTTTATAGTAGGTATGTTTAGAAGTGGGTCTACACTTTTAGAATCTATAATCAGTATGAATCCTAATGTTGTAGATCTAGGTGAAACAAATATTCTTGAAGAATCTTACGAACAATTGAAGAAATATAATGAGAATAATCAAGATTTTAATCTTTCTAATTTATACTATGAGAAGGTAAATCATTTAAAATACAATTCAAAAATATCTACTAATAAGGCACTATTTAATTATCAATATTCGGGAATAATAGCTAAACAAATCTTGAATTCTAAAATTATTCATTGCTTTAGAAACCCTCTAGATAATATTCTATCAATTTACCGTGCAAACTTTGCCCATAAAAATGAATATGCTTCCTCATTAATTGAATGTACAAAGATTTATTTAGATCAAGACCATATAATGGAACTATATAAAAAGAAATATCGTGAAAAAATCTATGATTTAAATTACGATTTATTAGTGTCCAATCCTAAAGAAGAAATTAAATCATTAATCTCCTGGATGGGTTGGGAATGGAATGATTTATATCTCTCGCCTCATTTAAATAAACGCTCAATATCTACAGCAAGTAGTGTTCAAGTTCGTTTTCCAATTAATTCAAAATCTATTGGTGGTTGGAAAAACTACAAAGATATACTACGGCCTGCTATTGAAATCCTTAAAAAGACTTATAAATATCGAAATATTATCTCATGA
- a CDS encoding tetratricopeptide repeat protein: MAFNKDKENSLARSYIEKGEYQSAKDIYNKLISLNLADHNDYKNLAFIYAKNKDWKNVIVFCKKAITLNKNSYSAWSILGLAFKNQKNYSYAVSAYENAIKIKPDYFDALCNLGLARQYLDDHKGAYKAYSLALEINNKSFILFYNIGNLYYKQGFYNKALDSYMKSLEINDNYSDTYLNLALSNHKLKNNYESISLLKKGLKIDNKNYSIQKALIMFEREICDWSNFNTRRLWLNELGIKGIPISPMGILSMEDSPSRQLIRARRYFDHNFKRKRFSLRLKQHKRIRIGYFSGNFYEHAVSHLLVRVLELHNRDKFKLFSYSLVGSKHDNYTNRIIYASDSYRDVEKLNDLEVAELVVSDEIDIAIDLMGYSDSSRHGIFAYKPAPIQISYLGYPCTTGSEVIDYIIADKNLIPQEYKKYYSEEVIYMPDNYQCNDDTLSISNRTFKVEEFGIYQKSFIFCCFNTNYKIGPVEFDSWMRVLSKIENSILWLIRSNNLVERNIQKESLRRGIDPSRIIFCEPIKLREHMSRQKLANLALDTFNYNSGATAWMYLRSGLPLLTLSGESYASRMATSILKSLDLTYLVAKDINEYEYKAIELANNKQLLNEIKTKINHKIHNSNYFNTNIFTKNLEDKLEDIYYKFINS; this comes from the coding sequence ATGGCGTTCAATAAGGATAAGGAAAATTCTCTTGCAAGAAGTTATATTGAAAAAGGAGAATATCAATCAGCTAAGGACATTTATAATAAATTAATTTCCTTAAACTTGGCTGATCATAATGATTATAAAAATCTCGCTTTTATCTATGCGAAGAATAAAGATTGGAAAAACGTTATAGTTTTTTGTAAAAAAGCTATAACGTTAAATAAAAATTCTTATAGTGCATGGTCGATATTAGGATTAGCATTTAAAAATCAAAAAAATTACTCTTATGCAGTTTCTGCTTATGAAAATGCAATTAAAATTAAACCAGATTACTTCGATGCATTATGTAATCTTGGACTTGCAAGACAATATCTAGATGATCATAAGGGAGCTTATAAAGCTTATTCTCTAGCACTAGAAATTAATAATAAGTCCTTTATACTTTTTTATAATATTGGTAATTTATATTATAAACAAGGTTTTTATAATAAGGCTTTAGATAGTTATATGAAATCTCTTGAAATTAATGATAATTATTCTGATACATATCTAAATTTAGCATTATCTAATCATAAATTAAAGAATAATTATGAGTCTATATCTCTTTTGAAAAAAGGCTTAAAAATAGATAATAAAAATTATTCAATTCAAAAGGCTTTAATAATGTTTGAAAGAGAGATTTGCGACTGGAGTAATTTTAATACCAGGAGATTATGGTTAAACGAGTTAGGGATTAAGGGGATACCTATAAGTCCTATGGGTATTCTTTCTATGGAAGATTCTCCAAGTCGGCAATTGATTAGAGCCAGGCGATATTTTGATCATAACTTTAAAAGAAAGAGGTTTTCGTTAAGACTTAAACAGCATAAAAGAATCCGCATAGGATACTTCTCTGGTAATTTTTACGAACATGCTGTTTCTCATTTGCTCGTAAGAGTTTTAGAATTACATAATAGGGATAAATTTAAGTTATTTTCTTATTCATTAGTTGGAAGTAAGCATGATAATTATACTAACCGTATTATTTATGCCTCGGATTCTTATCGTGATGTTGAGAAACTGAACGACTTAGAAGTTGCTGAATTAGTTGTATCAGATGAAATTGATATAGCTATTGATTTAATGGGCTATTCAGATAGCAGCCGACATGGAATTTTTGCATACAAACCAGCTCCAATCCAAATTTCTTATTTAGGCTATCCTTGCACTACTGGTTCTGAAGTAATTGACTATATAATCGCAGATAAAAATTTAATCCCTCAAGAGTATAAGAAATATTATTCTGAAGAAGTTATTTATATGCCAGATAATTATCAATGTAATGATGATACATTATCTATCTCAAATAGAACATTTAAAGTAGAAGAATTTGGTATATATCAGAAGTCTTTTATTTTCTGTTGTTTTAATACGAATTATAAAATAGGACCAGTAGAATTTGATTCTTGGATGAGGGTTCTTTCAAAAATTGAGAATAGTATTTTATGGCTTATTAGGTCTAATAATTTAGTCGAAAGAAATATACAGAAGGAATCTTTAAGAAGAGGCATCGATCCTTCAAGAATAATTTTTTGTGAACCAATCAAGCTCCGGGAACATATGTCAAGGCAAAAGCTAGCAAACTTAGCTTTAGATACTTTTAATTATAATTCTGGAGCTACTGCTTGGATGTATTTACGAAGTGGTCTTCCATTGCTAACGTTATCTGGAGAAAGTTATGCTTCTAGAATGGCAACAAGCATTTTAAAATCTTTAGACCTCACATACTTAGTGGCCAAAGATATTAATGAATATGAATATAAGGCTATTGAATTAGCAAACAATAAACAACTATTAAATGAAATAAAAACTAAGATTAATCATAAGATTCATAATTCGAATTATTTTAATACTAATATTTTCACAAAAAATCTAGAAGATAAATTAGAGGATATATATTATAAATTCATAAATTCATAA